ttcctttgttcaATAACAAAATATCGgttttctttaaataaatattgattAGTTCATTAATAATTGTTACATTGTTGTCACTTTTATTCTCAGTTCTCATCTATATATTTCCTAATATTTATGTAATCTAACAATCATTTACCTACAATAATTTGTAGACGTGAAAAACTATGTTTCTTGGAAAATATTAAAGAAACTATTAGGTAGATCGTGCAACTCTCCATTGGTTGAAGTCTAGGTAAAAATTGTTCCTTTTTAATAATCTATTTGTACCCATGTCTATCTTTATTACATGGAGAGTGATTGCTTAATCAGAGTTtcaaacttataaaaatatttgtttattgatacacataatattcattatatataGAACCATCTCTAATGTTTAACAACGATTTattaaaaatcgtcgctaaacagcgcattttcttgtagtgtattATATGTGTGCCTAACATACATAGGCCATCACTTAGGAGTTAATTATCATAATAACTCATTGTGATGCTAGGATAGGTGTAGCAAATTGTTGGAACAATTTGACCAATAAAGCCAAAAGAAAGGTATCTTATCTTTCTTGTACTTAATGATGTTAATAAGGTAGCAGAGAGAAGACAAGTGAGTGGCCAACCTTTTGCTTGGAAGGTGTTTGCTTGTCAATTTAAGCATCACTTTGGGGCAATCTATGAACTTTGCTCACAAGTGAAGTCACTTTATAATGCAAATGTTTTCAAATGCAAAAATCATTAATGTTTATTGTTGAGGAGCTTTGGATTAAGTAATTTAACATTAATCGGTTAAATTAATCACGGAAAAAATCGAGAATAAATtccattatatttaaaatttgaagatCATCTCTCATCATCTTGGCTTGCCATTGCAGCAAATCTACGGTTTGATCTAACGCGTCTCTATAACGACTATGCGAACCCGATTAGGCGAATTAACTTATGTATATTAGATTTAACTTTAAATTAATTTCCATATAATACAGCTAAATCTTGGAGTGGAAATGCAGGCTAAAACATTGGAATTAGAAGACATTTGAAAGTGCGGTTTTTGCAATGAAAAAAGCCGGCATTGCAGCAAATTTGGGCCGGCACTGTCACTGCTGCTGCATGCTCAGCTTCTATGCTAGCTGCATCATCAAGTTGTCAACTAAGTTTTTGTATTAAAATAATGATTTCCATGGTCTAGAATAATACATTTTCCTGTCACCTTTCTTATTtatattttgacaaaaacttgtgtgagacggtctcacgagtcgtattttgtaagacagatctcttatttgggtcatccatgaataaatattactttttatgctaagagtattactttttattgtgaatatcagtaggattgacatgtctcacagataaagattcgtgagaccgtctcataagagaccaaCTCTTGTATTTTATACCattgttttttcaaaaaattgaatgttgttttttacacctaaaaatttgaTGGGTTGATATCATTTTTCCCCACTCTTTGTTAAAGTGGGTGGCAAATACTTGTATGAAAGTGTGGTGGAATCCtccttaaaaaataataaattatataaaagacTAAATAGAGGCAAAGATCCATAACCTGAACAGCTACTTATTTGTTGGATCCACCAGAATGATACTTACAAAGAAATGCACGGTTAATACCAAAGAACACCAACttaatttgtttttatatatacgttttgtttttgaaaatatataaagTTCGTATGTTTAAGATATTAAAAGGAGTGTTTgcaaaatattatgtttttagaGATTGATCGAGTTTATAGATTACGaagaaatgaatttttttaagttaGAATGTTTGGTAAATAGTTATTCTAATTCTaactttttaataaaatacaaaaaatgctGATATTCAcaggaaatttagggtccgattccagcggGTGTCACTAGTCAAGATGCATGTTTCAAAATAGtcatgagcctgaaatcacgaataagatcattagaagggggccaggagggtgtcctgacgtagcccctccgacgctcaagtcagagattGTGGATATAAGTGGCGAACAACCGAGGGTGctactgaaaaataatatattgaatgaaTCAACCGatcactcaaacctggtatttatcggataatacctgggcccttgatgAGCCTGTCTttcatttgggctagggatgagcCAGAGGTAGTGGGGTGTAAATGAATGTAACAAGTAATTTTGGATCGGACAAAAATATCGAAGGTGAAGGtatccaaatttttttaaatattttttaagaatTAGAATGCGACCAGTTTGTAGATTTCAATTAAATTGAGTGTtgttaaggaaaaaaaattgagtgAAATGAAAGTGAAAATTCATTTTTTCATAGATGgcacacacctgtaccagatAAAACTTATTGTCTGCTCCTATATTCCAATTGGAGCTGAAGTTAAAGCAAGAGGAGTAAGGATATCTTAAAGGGCCCCCCACCAATTTATTGCCACTTTCTTTGCTTTGTTTCTCTTTTTTATCTTAGCCTTCATGCATGGAAATCTCCTCCCTAGTGTAGTTTGTGACAGAGATaaattatgatataattatatataattctttaattatttgtttCTTGTTTTATATTGGCTTGCTCTTTGCCATCATTTACAACAAAGCCAACTGATTCTGCTCTTTCCAATTTGATATTTACTTCAACTTTCATCTACCCTAAAGCTACTACTTCTACAAGTAAGAGTAGCTTAAAAAGAGAGTCTCTTCCTTAGTTGCTAACTGAACTGCTCTTTTTTCTctttttgttctttttttttccatatattttTTCTTGTCAGTCAGATCTTGTTCAGCTCTGGAAATCCGACAAATTCTTGAATCTTTGTTCTCTCCAGCTGTTCAAGATTCAAGAAATCGAAGCTCTCGTCTGCTTCAAGCTTAAAATTCGTGTTTCTTGATTTGAGCTACTGGTTGTAAGTTTGGGATTCGAGAAACTGGAATCCCAGTTCTGGTTTGACTTTAATTTCATGTTTTCTTGATATTTCGGTTTCTTGATTTGATCTTCTGCATTTTCTGTGCTGTTTGATTAGCACAGAGGTCAGAATTGTAGCATTCCCTTGATTCCAATCAGCCAAGTTTTCAGCTTTTCTTGATTTGTTTGTGATCCGTTTCTCACCTTTTGTTTCTGTGAAATTTCAACTAAATTATGGAGGAACTGAAGCATATCTGCAAATTCTGCAACAAAAGTTTCTCCTGTGGCAGATCCTTAGGTGGCCACATGAGGTCTCATTTGATCAATGTTTCATTTGATCAAACTCAGAAAAATGATAACAAGTTGCAAAAGAAGAAACTCCCACCTCATACAAATGGCAAAAACAATGCGAAACTCAGTGAGATTGTAGTAATTGGAAGCCGAGTCAGTTCGGACGAGACAAAAAATTTCTCAAAGTCGATTAAAGAAGTGGATACTTTGCTTCAAAGAAAGCTCTGTAAAGAATGCGGCAAAAGTTTCCGATCTTGGAGGGCTTTGTTTGGCCACATGAAATCTCACTCTCTTAGCGGAAGGATTGAAAATAGCTTGGAAGAAGATTCTCAGGACAGTTTGGATGATCATCGAAAAGTAATCATGGATAGCTGTTCAGATATCGAAGAAGGGACTCCCTTTTGCAAGAAAAAGAGATCAGATAGATTGAAAAGGTGCACATCTACTGCAAATTCATCTTCTTTAGCACATTTTTCGTTGTATGTTTCTGATATCGATCAGCAAGAACAAGAAACGGTAGCTTTGAGTTTGATCATGCTTTCAAGGGATGTAAGGAAATGGGATGGTATGCATTCTTTTGATTCTTCTGATAATAATTCTGAGCTTTTAGAATCTAAGAATATCGGTAAAGTCGTGGACAAAAACTTGAAAACTGGCGAGTTCTTGAAGTTCAAGGAACTGAAAAACGTGAAGATAGATTCTATAGCCCTGGATTCTGAGGTGAAAAATCGATATTCAAGAAATGGGCACAAAACAAGCACTGAATTTCATGCAGATGAAAATTTTAAGAAGTTAAAGAATGTTGACATTGGATGCAACGAATCTGAAGTTAGCTCCCCAAAGATTTGGATCAAGAAAAGTGAATTGGATCTGCTTGAAGAACGAGATTTCAAGAAGAAGAACAAGAGGAAATTTACTGATTCAAATGATTCTGACTTGACTTTGCCTGTGGAAAACTACAAATTCCCATTATCCTACAACCCATTAGACTCTGAAGATTTCGAGAAAAACAGCAAATTTTTATGCACAATTTGTAAAAGAGCTTTCCCTTCTTACCAAGCTCTTGGGGGTCACAGAGCTAGCCATAAAAAGTTCAAAGGCTGCTGTGCTCCAAGAAGTGAAAACACAGAAAATTCACCAATTCAAAGCGATCGAAATTCCCAAAATATACGTGATTTTGCAGCTAAAACTCCATCAGAAGTTGGGTTCAAGAAAGGTAAAGATCATGAATGCCCAATTTGCTTCAAGATTTTCCCATCAGGCCAAGCTTTAGGTGGGCACAAAAGATCACACTTGATTAGTCATCAAACCAAAAGTACTCATCCATCTACAGCACCTCAGAAACCAATACCCAAAATTCGAGACTTTCTCGATCTCAACATGCCTGCTCCTGTCGATGAAGAATGCAGTGACTTCAAATCTTGGTGGATAAGGATCAGCCATGAACAAGAGCACGGTCACAGTCACAAGAACGAGCACGAGCCGTTACTCGGCATTATCTCCAGCTGATAGTCTTGTTGTTTGCTTACCTTTTACTAATTCACCAATTCATTGATTCTTTACCGAAAATTCAAGTGTTCTATGGCTATTAGCCACTAAAGTTGCATCAATTTTTACCAAAAACTTTCCCATTAACCATTTTCTTGAGTCATCTCTTCCACTTGTTTTTACCGTTTCTAGATTATGTAATATTTGATCATTACtatattcttgttcttgcttg
This window of the Primulina tabacum isolate GXHZ01 chromosome 12, ASM2559414v2, whole genome shotgun sequence genome carries:
- the LOC142521444 gene encoding uncharacterized protein LOC142521444 yields the protein MEELKHICKFCNKSFSCGRSLGGHMRSHLINVSFDQTQKNDNKLQKKKLPPHTNGKNNAKLSEIVVIGSRVSSDETKNFSKSIKEVDTLLQRKLCKECGKSFRSWRALFGHMKSHSLSGRIENSLEEDSQDSLDDHRKVIMDSCSDIEEGTPFCKKKRSDRLKRCTSTANSSSLAHFSLYVSDIDQQEQETVALSLIMLSRDVRKWDGMHSFDSSDNNSELLESKNIGKVVDKNLKTGEFLKFKELKNVKIDSIALDSEVKNRYSRNGHKTSTEFHADENFKKLKNVDIGCNESEVSSPKIWIKKSELDLLEERDFKKKNKRKFTDSNDSDLTLPVENYKFPLSYNPLDSEDFEKNSKFLCTICKRAFPSYQALGGHRASHKKFKGCCAPRSENTENSPIQSDRNSQNIRDFAAKTPSEVGFKKGKDHECPICFKIFPSGQALGGHKRSHLISHQTKSTHPSTAPQKPIPKIRDFLDLNMPAPVDEECSDFKSWWIRISHEQEHGHSHKNEHEPLLGIISS